A region of Ictidomys tridecemlineatus isolate mIctTri1 chromosome 4, mIctTri1.hap1, whole genome shotgun sequence DNA encodes the following proteins:
- the LOC101967273 gene encoding olfactory receptor 10AG1, which produces MLEFVLLGFSDIPHLRWMLFGIFLLIYLAILMCNSIIIVITQTDPALQTPMYFFLSNFSLVEICYVTVTIPRMLMDLCTQKGNISLYACATQMCFVLLLGGTECLLLTAMGYDRYVAICNPLQYPVVMSHKVCMQLVAASWISALPAVIGQTYQIFSLPFCGSHRINHFFCDIPPVLKLACGDTFVNEMAVYVVAVVFVMIPFLLTIASYGKIISSILKLSSARGRAKAFSTCSSHLMVVVLFYGTAGITYLQPKPNQSERIGKLISLFYTVLIPALNPIIYTLRNKDIMVSLRKLLAKVLK; this is translated from the coding sequence aTGCTGGAATTTGTTCTTTTGGGGTTTTCTGATATTCCCCATCTCCGGTGGATGCTGTTTGGGATATTTTTACTCATCTACTTGGCTATTCTGATGTGCAATAGCATTATAATAGTAATAACACAAACTGACCCTGCTCTTCAAAcccccatgtatttcttccttaGCAATTTTTCCCTTGTGGAAATCTGTTATGTAACCGTCACCATCCCAAGAATGCTCATGGACCTATGTACACAGAAAGGAAATATTTCCTTGTATGCCTGTGCTACTCAAATGTGTTTTGTCCTCTTGCTTGGAGGCACAGAGTGCCTCCTCCTGACAGCAATGggctatgaccgctatgtggccatttgTAACCCTCTGCAGTACCCTGTAGTCATGAGCCACAAGGTCTGCATGCAGCTGGTGGCCGCCTCTTGGATCAGTGCACTTCCAGCTGTGATTGGACAAACATACCAGATTTTCTCTTTGCCCTTTTGTGGGTCTCACAGAATTAACCACTTCTTCTGCGACATCCCTCCAGTCCTCAAGCTTGCTTGTGGTGACACTTTTGTGAATGAGATGGCAGTCTATGTAGTTGCAGTGGTGTTTGTCATGATTCCATTTCTGTTGACCATCGCCTCCTATGGCAAAATCATCTCCAGTATTCTGAAATTGTCATCGGCCAGAGGAAGGGctaaagccttctccacctgctctTCCCACCTGATGGTTGTGGTCTTGTTCTATGGAACAGCTGGGATCACGTACTTGCAACCCAAACCAAATCAATCTGAAAGAATTGGCAAACTGATTTCTCTCTTCTACACCGTTTTGATTCCAGCTTTGAATCCCATCATATACACTCTGAGGAACAAAGACATTATGGTGTCACTGAGAAAACTACTAGCTAAGGTGTTAAAATGA
- the LOC101964644 gene encoding olfactory receptor 10AG1 isoform X1: MEFVLLGFSDIPHLQWMIFGIFLFLYCTILMCNSIIILITRTDSALQTPMYFFLSNFSVLEICYVTATMPRMLMDLCTQKGTISFYACATQMCFVLLLGGTECLLLTVMAYDRYVAICNPLQYPVVMSHKVCTQLVAASWVSGIPVEIGQTYQIFSLPFCGSNKINHFFCDIPPLLSLACGDTFVNEMAVYVVAVLFVMVPFILISASYAKIISNILKMSSARGRAKAFSTCSSHLTVVVLFYGTASITYLQPKSNQSDGTGKLLSLFYTILIPALNPIIYTLRNKDITMALRKLLTKLLI; this comes from the coding sequence ATGGAATTTGTTCTTTTGGGATTTTCTGATATTCCGCACCTTCAGTGgatgatttttggaatattcttATTCTTATATTGCACTATCTTGATGTGCAATAGCATTATTATACTGATAACCAGAACTGACTCTGCTCTTCAAActcctatgtatttttttcttagcaaCTTTTCAGTGTTGGAAATCTGTTATGTAACAGCCACTATGCCAAGAATGCTCATGGACCTTTGTACACAGAAAGGAACTATTTCCTTTTATGCCTGTGCTACGCAAATGTGTTTTGTCCTCTTGCTTGGAGGCACAGAGTGCCTCCTCTTGACGGTGATGGcttatgaccgctatgtggccatttgTAACCCGTTGCAATACCCTGTAGTCATGAGCCACAAGGTTTGCACACAGCTAGTGGCTGCATCTTGGGTCAGTGGAATCCCTGTTGAAATTGGGCAAACATACCAGATTTTCTCTTTGCCCTTTTGTGGGTCTAACAAAATTaaccacttcttctgtgacatCCCCCCACTACTCAGTCTTGCTTGTGGTGACACTTTTGTGAATGAGATGGCAGTGTATGTGGTTGCAGTACTATTTGTCATGGTTCCATTTATCTTGATCTCTGCCTCCTATGCCAAAATCATCTCCAACATTCTAAAAATGTCATCAGCCAGAGGGAGGGctaaagccttctccacctgctctTCTCACCTGACGGTTGTGGTCTTATTCTATGGAACAGCTAGTATCACTTACCTACAACCCAAGTCAAATCAGTCTGATGGAACAGGAAAACTGCtgtctcttttctacaccattttgaTCCCAGCATTGAATCCCATCATCTATACTCTTCGGAACAAGGATATCACCATGGCATTGAGAAAACTACTAACTAAGTTATTAATATGA
- the LOC144376744 gene encoding olfactory receptor 10AG1-like, whose translation MKHQGKPPEGNLTAWKEFVLLGFADVPQLQWFLFGLFLVIYMIILLGNGTILVITKVEPALQTPMYFFLGNFSFLEICYVSVTLPRMLVNLGTQRRTISLVACATQMFCFLVLAATECFLLAVMAYDRYVAICNPLQYPLVMNHKVCIQLVAASWISGIPFQVGQTFQVFSLPYCASNVINHFFCDISPILKLACGETFTNELMVYVAALLFVSAPFLLILISYIKIISTVLKLPSATSRAKAFSTCSSHLTVVVLFFGSAIITYLRPEASHSAETDKVLSLFYTIVTPMFNPIIYSLRNKDVIMALRKLLGK comes from the coding sequence ATGAAACACCAGGGAAAACCCCCAGAAGGAAACCTAACTGCATGGAAGGAATTTGTCCTTTTGGGGTTTGCTGATGTGCCCCAGCTCCAGTGGTTTCTGTTTGGACTGTTCTTGGTCATCTACATGATCATCCTGCTGGGCAATGGAACCATTTTGGTAATAACAAAAGTAGAGCCTGCTCTCCAGACCCCCATGTATTTTTTCCTTGgcaatttttcctttttggagaTCTGCTATGTTTCAGTTACTCTCCCCAGAATGCTCGTGAATCTCGGGACCCAGAGAAGGACCATCTCTTTGGTTGCCTGTGCTACACAGATGTTCTGCTTTCTTGTACTGGCAGCTACAGAATGCTTCCTTCTGgcagtgatggcctatgaccgctatgtggccatttgTAACCCTCTGCAGTACCCTCTGGTCATGAACCACAAGGTCTGTATCCAGCTGGTGGCTGCCTCTTGGATCAGTGGAATTCCTTTTCAGGTAGGTCAGACCTTCCAGGTTTTCTCCCTGCCATATTGTGCTTCCAATGTAATCaaccacttcttctgtgacatCTCCCCAATACTTAAGCTGGCCTGTGGGGAAACCTTCACAAATGAGCTGATGGTCTATGTGGCTGCTCTGCTGTTTGTCTCGGCCCCGTTCCTGTTAATACTCATCTCCTATATCAAAATCATCTCCACAGTCCTTAAATTGCCATCAGCCACAAGCAGAgccaaagccttctccacctgctcaTCTCATCTTACAGTGGTGGTGTTATTCTTTGGATCAGCTATTATTACATATTTAAGACCTGAGGCTAGTCATTCAGCAGAAACTGACAAagtgctttctcttttctatacTATTGTGACTCCTATGTTCAACCCCATCATATATAGCCTGAGGAACAAGGATGTTATAATGGCATTAAGAAAATTATTAGGGAAATAA
- the LOC101964644 gene encoding olfactory receptor 10AG1 isoform X2 has protein sequence MHITRSLKFEILRKSNTTTLMEFVLLGFSDIPHLQWMIFGIFLFLYCTILMCNSIIILITRTDSALQTPMYFFLSNFSVLEICYVTATMPRMLMDLCTQKGTISFYACATQMCFVLLLGGTECLLLTVMAYDRYVAICNPLQYPVVMSHKVCTQLVAASWVSGIPVEIGQTYQIFSLPFCGSNKINHFFCDIPPLLSLACGDTFVNEMAVYVVAVLFVMVPFILISASYAKIISNILKMSSARGRAKAFSTCSSHLTVVVLFYGTASITYLQPKSNQSDGTGKLLSLFYTILIPALNPIIYTLRNKDITMALRKLLTKLLI, from the exons atgcaTATCACTCGATctctgaaatttgaaattttaa GAAAATCAAATACCACTACATTGATGGAATTTGTTCTTTTGGGATTTTCTGATATTCCGCACCTTCAGTGgatgatttttggaatattcttATTCTTATATTGCACTATCTTGATGTGCAATAGCATTATTATACTGATAACCAGAACTGACTCTGCTCTTCAAActcctatgtatttttttcttagcaaCTTTTCAGTGTTGGAAATCTGTTATGTAACAGCCACTATGCCAAGAATGCTCATGGACCTTTGTACACAGAAAGGAACTATTTCCTTTTATGCCTGTGCTACGCAAATGTGTTTTGTCCTCTTGCTTGGAGGCACAGAGTGCCTCCTCTTGACGGTGATGGcttatgaccgctatgtggccatttgTAACCCGTTGCAATACCCTGTAGTCATGAGCCACAAGGTTTGCACACAGCTAGTGGCTGCATCTTGGGTCAGTGGAATCCCTGTTGAAATTGGGCAAACATACCAGATTTTCTCTTTGCCCTTTTGTGGGTCTAACAAAATTaaccacttcttctgtgacatCCCCCCACTACTCAGTCTTGCTTGTGGTGACACTTTTGTGAATGAGATGGCAGTGTATGTGGTTGCAGTACTATTTGTCATGGTTCCATTTATCTTGATCTCTGCCTCCTATGCCAAAATCATCTCCAACATTCTAAAAATGTCATCAGCCAGAGGGAGGGctaaagccttctccacctgctctTCTCACCTGACGGTTGTGGTCTTATTCTATGGAACAGCTAGTATCACTTACCTACAACCCAAGTCAAATCAGTCTGATGGAACAGGAAAACTGCtgtctcttttctacaccattttgaTCCCAGCATTGAATCCCATCATCTATACTCTTCGGAACAAGGATATCACCATGGCATTGAGAAAACTACTAACTAAGTTATTAATATGA